A single region of the Agromyces sp. Leaf222 genome encodes:
- a CDS encoding DUF2004 domain-containing protein, translating to MATEHDYFGIVGDYWSEMIEYADQRVEVVLETEDDEVPIPALDSAAALVSELELADDEVRNAFVSQLDSGSSPAVQFLNVLLDPESELAEEIEDAIGRDSGDRQIDALRSMTLVRVDLRPELFGEGEAFAEFEYALAPDETDERLIATIDVGREVVDVRFEG from the coding sequence ATGGCCACCGAGCACGACTACTTCGGCATCGTCGGCGACTACTGGTCCGAGATGATCGAGTACGCCGACCAGCGGGTCGAGGTCGTCCTCGAGACCGAAGACGACGAGGTGCCGATTCCGGCGCTCGATTCCGCGGCGGCACTCGTGAGTGAGCTCGAGCTCGCCGACGACGAGGTTCGCAACGCGTTCGTCAGCCAGCTCGACTCGGGAAGCTCCCCGGCCGTGCAGTTCCTCAACGTGCTGCTCGACCCCGAGTCCGAGCTCGCCGAAGAGATCGAGGACGCGATCGGACGCGACTCCGGCGACCGGCAGATCGACGCGCTGCGGTCGATGACGCTCGTGCGCGTCGACCTCCGCCCCGAGCTCTTCGGCGAGGGCGAGGCCTTCGCGGAGTTCGAGTACGCGCTCGCGCCCGACGAGACCGACGAGCGGCTCATCGCGACGATCGACGTCGGACGCGAGGTCGTCGACGTGCGGTTCGAGGGCTGA
- the ffh gene encoding signal recognition particle protein — translation MATFGNLSDRLAETFKNLRTKGKLSAADVDGTVREIRRALLDADVSLDVVKEFTAHVRERALGDEVNKALNPAQQVVQIVNDELVAILGGQQRRLQFAKNPPTVIMLAGLQGAGKTTLAGKLAKWLVKEGHTPLLVASDLQRPNAVNQLQVVGGQAGVPVYAPEPGNGVGDPVKVAKDGVAQAQRAQHDVVIIDTAGRLGVDAEMMKQAANIRKATNPDEVLFVIDAMIGQDAVTTAKAFQAGVDFTGVVLSKLDGDARGGAALSVASVTGRPIIFASTGEGLDDFEAFHPDRMASRILDLGDILTLIEQAQSAFDEEEAMKVAEKLATEQFTLEDFLAQMQQLRGAGSIKKMLGMLPGAGGMKQQLENFDEREIVRTEAIIQSMTPAERKNTKLLNGSRRLRIARGAGMTVTDVNQLVQRFEQAAKMMKTVARGGMPQIPGMGPMPGGGAHGGGKRQAAKGKKKSSGSRSGNPAKRATENAAIAEGRPVAGAQAPAGSGFGLGAKGGAAPTPSAEDLAKMQKLLGR, via the coding sequence ATGGCTACCTTCGGAAACCTGTCTGACCGCCTCGCCGAGACCTTCAAGAATCTCCGCACCAAGGGCAAGCTCTCTGCGGCCGACGTCGACGGCACCGTGCGCGAGATCCGTCGCGCGCTGCTCGATGCCGACGTCTCGCTCGACGTGGTCAAGGAGTTCACGGCGCATGTGCGCGAACGCGCCCTCGGCGACGAGGTCAACAAGGCGCTGAACCCCGCACAGCAGGTCGTGCAGATCGTCAACGACGAGCTCGTCGCGATCCTCGGCGGACAGCAGCGGCGCCTGCAGTTCGCGAAGAACCCGCCGACCGTCATCATGCTCGCGGGCCTCCAGGGCGCCGGCAAGACGACGCTCGCGGGCAAGCTCGCGAAGTGGCTCGTGAAAGAGGGGCACACGCCGCTCCTCGTCGCGAGCGACCTGCAGCGCCCGAACGCCGTCAACCAGCTCCAGGTCGTCGGCGGTCAGGCCGGCGTGCCGGTCTACGCTCCCGAGCCCGGCAACGGCGTCGGCGACCCCGTGAAGGTCGCGAAGGACGGCGTGGCCCAGGCTCAGCGCGCCCAGCACGACGTCGTCATCATCGACACGGCCGGCCGCCTCGGCGTCGACGCCGAGATGATGAAGCAGGCCGCGAACATCCGCAAGGCGACGAACCCCGACGAGGTGCTCTTCGTCATCGACGCGATGATCGGCCAAGACGCGGTCACCACGGCCAAGGCCTTCCAGGCCGGCGTGGACTTCACCGGCGTGGTGCTCTCCAAGCTCGACGGCGATGCGCGCGGCGGTGCCGCGCTCTCGGTCGCCTCGGTCACCGGGCGCCCGATCATCTTCGCCTCGACCGGTGAGGGTCTCGACGACTTCGAGGCGTTCCACCCCGATCGCATGGCGAGTCGAATCCTCGACCTCGGCGACATCCTGACCCTCATCGAGCAGGCCCAGTCCGCCTTCGATGAAGAAGAGGCGATGAAGGTCGCCGAGAAGCTCGCGACCGAGCAGTTCACCCTCGAGGACTTCCTCGCGCAGATGCAGCAGCTCCGCGGCGCCGGCTCGATCAAGAAGATGCTCGGCATGCTCCCGGGCGCCGGCGGCATGAAGCAGCAGCTCGAGAACTTCGACGAGCGCGAGATCGTGCGCACCGAGGCGATCATTCAGTCGATGACGCCGGCCGAGCGCAAGAACACGAAACTCCTCAACGGCTCGCGACGCCTGCGCATCGCCCGCGGTGCCGGCATGACCGTCACCGACGTGAACCAGCTCGTGCAGCGGTTCGAGCAGGCCGCGAAGATGATGAAGACCGTGGCGCGCGGCGGCATGCCGCAGATCCCCGGCATGGGGCCGATGCCCGGCGGCGGCGCGCACGGCGGCGGCAAGCGCCAGGCGGCCAAGGGCAAGAAGAAGTCGTCGGGCTCGCGCTCGGGCAACCCGGCCAAGCGGGCGACCGAGAATGCGGCGATCGCCGAGGGGCGTCCGGTCGCCGGGGCGCAGGCGCCGGCCGGCTCGGGCTTCGGCCTCGGCGCGAAGGGCGGCGCTGCGCCGACGCCCTCTGCCGAAGACCTCGCGAAGATGCAGAAGCTGCTCGGTCGCTGA
- a CDS encoding spermidine synthase: MDAQPLELDSPDVRAELLPGRGRNGGVSLVIDGVTQSHVNPIDARDLQLEYTRFVAAIVDGCHEPDEPVHVLHLGAGALTIARYLGATRPASVHHVVELHRSLVEFVLDALPLDPAIEITFEFDDAREAVERAVTHSASFDLVIADLFAGSRTPDHLSTAEFFDDLGRLLAPGGVLVVNTIATVGLGTSREVGATLVDGFDEVAAVASPTVIADAGLGNVVFAASNDELPRRRIRRRLDQTHRRIELLDGPSLADYLGQARTRHD, encoded by the coding sequence ATGGACGCGCAGCCCCTCGAACTCGACTCCCCCGACGTGCGAGCCGAGCTGCTGCCCGGCCGCGGCAGGAACGGCGGCGTCTCGCTCGTCATCGACGGCGTCACCCAGTCGCACGTCAACCCGATCGACGCCCGCGACCTGCAACTCGAGTACACGCGCTTCGTGGCGGCCATCGTCGACGGATGCCACGAGCCCGACGAGCCCGTGCACGTGCTGCACCTCGGCGCGGGCGCCCTGACCATCGCGAGGTACCTCGGCGCGACGCGCCCGGCATCCGTGCATCATGTCGTCGAACTGCACCGGTCGCTGGTGGAGTTCGTGCTCGACGCGCTGCCGCTCGACCCCGCGATCGAGATCACGTTCGAGTTCGACGACGCCCGCGAGGCCGTCGAGCGCGCGGTGACCCACTCCGCCTCGTTCGACCTCGTGATCGCCGACCTCTTCGCGGGCAGCCGCACGCCGGACCACCTCTCGACGGCCGAGTTCTTCGACGACCTCGGTCGGCTGCTCGCCCCCGGCGGAGTCCTGGTCGTGAACACGATCGCCACGGTCGGGCTCGGCACCTCGCGCGAGGTCGGGGCCACCCTCGTCGACGGGTTCGACGAGGTCGCGGCGGTGGCGTCCCCCACGGTCATCGCCGACGCGGGCCTCGGCAACGTGGTGTTCGCGGCCTCGAACGACGAACTGCCGCGCCGCCGCATCCGTCGCCGCCTGGATCAGACCCACCGGCGCATCGAACTGCTCGACGGGCCGTCACTCGCCGACTACCTCGGTCAGGCGCGAACGCGCCACGACTGA
- a CDS encoding GH1 family beta-glucosidase: protein MTIGSADYRDSGLAFGPDFLFGSATASYQIEGAAGEDGRGASIWDTFSHTPGKVWNGDTGDRACDHYHRLDEDLDLMARLGLEAYRFSIAWPRIQPTGRGPANEAGLSFYERLVDGLIARGIRPIATLYHWDLPQALEDEGGWANRATAEAFADYARILGERLGDRVAVWTTLNEPWCSAYLGYGSGAHAPGLMDGAKALAAVHHLNLAHGLAIEALRGVVTNDPGYSITLNLHVIRPSGPTGAEAARRIDGLANRVFLGPLLDGEYPADVIADTAHVTDWAFVKPGDTELIHQPISLLGVNYYSTVTVRMWDGESPRVNADGHKDMGGTAWPGSEQVEFLEQPGPYTEMGWNIDPSGLEDLLVSLHDAYPELPLMVTENGAAFADVVVDGPDGPAVHDVDRTDYLRRHFTAAHRAIQRGVDLRGYQVWSLMDNFEWGYGYSKRFGIVRVDYDTFERLPKDSALWYAELIRTRAIPDAPVSSQVAGA from the coding sequence ATGACCATCGGTTCGGCGGACTACCGCGACTCCGGCCTCGCCTTCGGCCCCGACTTCCTGTTCGGATCGGCCACCGCCTCGTACCAGATCGAGGGTGCCGCCGGCGAAGACGGCCGGGGCGCCTCGATCTGGGACACGTTCAGCCACACGCCGGGCAAGGTCTGGAACGGCGACACCGGCGACCGCGCCTGCGACCACTACCACCGGCTCGACGAGGACCTCGACCTCATGGCGCGCCTCGGCCTCGAGGCCTACCGCTTCTCGATCGCGTGGCCGCGCATCCAGCCGACCGGCCGGGGCCCCGCGAACGAGGCTGGCCTCTCGTTCTACGAGCGACTCGTCGACGGGCTCATCGCCCGCGGCATCCGCCCGATCGCGACCCTCTACCACTGGGATCTCCCGCAGGCGCTCGAAGACGAGGGCGGATGGGCCAATCGCGCGACGGCCGAGGCCTTCGCCGACTATGCGCGCATCCTGGGTGAACGCCTCGGCGACCGGGTGGCCGTCTGGACCACGCTCAACGAGCCGTGGTGCTCCGCGTACCTCGGCTACGGCTCCGGTGCGCACGCGCCCGGCCTCATGGACGGTGCGAAGGCCCTCGCGGCCGTGCACCACCTGAACCTCGCCCACGGCCTCGCGATCGAGGCGCTGCGCGGGGTCGTCACCAACGACCCCGGCTACTCGATCACCCTGAACCTGCACGTGATCCGCCCCTCCGGACCGACCGGCGCCGAGGCGGCGCGACGCATCGACGGACTCGCGAACCGCGTGTTCCTCGGCCCGCTGCTCGACGGCGAGTACCCGGCCGACGTCATCGCCGACACGGCCCACGTCACCGACTGGGCCTTCGTGAAGCCGGGCGACACCGAGCTGATCCACCAGCCGATCAGCCTGCTCGGCGTCAACTACTACTCCACCGTCACGGTGCGCATGTGGGACGGCGAGAGCCCCCGCGTCAACGCCGACGGGCACAAGGACATGGGCGGCACGGCGTGGCCCGGTTCGGAGCAGGTGGAGTTCCTCGAGCAGCCCGGCCCGTACACCGAGATGGGCTGGAACATCGACCCCTCCGGCCTCGAGGACCTGCTCGTGTCGCTCCACGACGCGTACCCCGAGCTGCCCCTCATGGTCACCGAGAACGGCGCCGCCTTCGCGGACGTCGTCGTCGACGGGCCCGACGGCCCTGCGGTGCACGACGTCGACCGCACCGACTACCTGCGGCGCCACTTCACGGCGGCGCACCGCGCGATCCAGCGCGGCGTCGACCTGCGCGGCTACCAGGTCTGGTCGCTCATGGACAACTTCGAGTGGGGCTACGGCTACTCGAAGCGGTTCGGCATCGTGCGCGTCGACTACGACACGTTCGAGCGCCTCCCGAAGGACTCCGCGCTCTGGTACGCCGAGCTCATCCGCACGCGCGCGATCCCGGATGCGCCCGTGTCGTCGCAGGTCGCGGGCGCGTGA
- a CDS encoding glutamate--cysteine ligase, which produces MPIEFARSARSTVGIEWEIAIVDRATGELASVGDRVLDVLHSRSDGGTHPTITAEMLTNTVELVSGVHERVADAVADLQGQLDEVRTVVDELGEYELICSGSHPFSQWYDQHLTDKPRYHKLVDRTRWWGRNMMIWGVHVHVGIEDQAKALPILDGLLAYLPHLQALSASSPFWAGVDTGYASNRALMFQQLPTAGLPYPLADWAAYERYVDDLVRTGVIEDYSEVRWDIRPSAKWGTVEVRVCDGVSTAEELAAIGALVQCLVEWMSTRLDDGETLTVLQPWYVRENKWRAARYGLDAEVITDVAGTERLVSDDLRDLVTTLVPVAERLGCAQELQLVRGILDRGGSYQRQLAVAAANDGDLPSVVAHLARELRGVDRASRTDAEASAR; this is translated from the coding sequence ATGCCGATCGAGTTCGCCCGATCCGCCCGTTCGACCGTCGGCATCGAGTGGGAGATCGCCATCGTGGATCGCGCCACCGGCGAACTCGCCTCGGTCGGCGACCGGGTGCTCGACGTGCTGCACTCTCGAAGCGATGGCGGGACGCATCCGACCATCACCGCCGAGATGCTGACGAACACGGTCGAACTCGTGAGCGGGGTCCACGAGCGCGTCGCCGATGCGGTCGCCGACCTGCAGGGTCAGCTCGACGAGGTGCGCACGGTCGTCGACGAGCTCGGCGAGTACGAGCTCATCTGCAGCGGATCGCACCCCTTCAGCCAGTGGTACGACCAGCACCTGACCGACAAGCCCAGGTACCACAAGCTCGTCGACCGCACGCGCTGGTGGGGTCGCAACATGATGATCTGGGGCGTGCACGTGCACGTCGGCATCGAAGACCAGGCCAAGGCGCTGCCGATCCTCGACGGCCTGCTCGCCTACCTCCCTCACCTGCAGGCGCTCTCGGCCTCGAGCCCGTTCTGGGCGGGCGTCGACACCGGCTACGCCTCGAACCGCGCGCTCATGTTCCAGCAGCTGCCGACCGCCGGCCTGCCGTACCCGCTTGCCGACTGGGCCGCCTACGAGCGCTACGTCGACGACCTCGTGCGCACCGGCGTCATCGAGGACTACAGCGAGGTGCGCTGGGACATCCGTCCGTCGGCGAAGTGGGGCACGGTCGAGGTGCGCGTCTGCGACGGCGTCTCGACGGCAGAGGAGCTCGCCGCGATCGGCGCGCTCGTGCAGTGCCTCGTCGAGTGGATGTCGACGCGCCTCGACGACGGCGAGACCCTGACGGTGCTCCAGCCCTGGTACGTGCGCGAGAACAAGTGGCGCGCCGCGCGGTACGGCCTCGACGCCGAGGTGATCACGGATGTCGCGGGCACCGAGCGTCTCGTCTCCGACGACCTCCGCGACCTGGTCACCACCCTCGTGCCCGTGGCCGAGCGGCTCGGCTGCGCGCAGGAACTCCAGCTCGTGCGCGGCATCCTCGACCGAGGCGGCAGCTACCAGCGGCAGCTCGCGGTCGCCGCGGCCAACGACGGCGACCTCCCGTCGGTCGTCGCCCACCTCGCGCGGGAGCTGCGCGGCGTCGACCGCGCCTCGCGGACGGATGCCGAGGCATCCGCCCGCTGA
- the rpsP gene encoding 30S ribosomal protein S16 has protein sequence MAVKIRLKRLGKIRAPYYRIVVADSRTKRDGRVIEEIGKYHPTENPSFIEVDSDRAQYWLSVGAQPTEQVEAILKLTGDWGKFKGDKNAVSTVQVREPKAAFVADDKKKPVLKPKAEKPAPKAEEAEVAADASTDEA, from the coding sequence GTGGCTGTCAAGATTCGTCTCAAGCGCCTCGGCAAGATCCGTGCGCCGTACTACCGCATCGTCGTCGCCGACTCGCGCACCAAGCGCGACGGTCGCGTGATCGAGGAGATCGGCAAGTACCACCCCACCGAGAACCCCTCGTTCATCGAGGTCGACTCGGACCGCGCCCAGTACTGGCTCTCCGTCGGCGCGCAGCCGACCGAGCAGGTCGAGGCCATCCTCAAGCTCACGGGCGACTGGGGCAAGTTCAAGGGCGACAAGAACGCGGTCTCGACCGTTCAGGTTCGCGAGCCCAAGGCCGCCTTCGTCGCCGACGACAAGAAGAAGCCGGTGCTCAAGCCCAAGGCCGAGAAGCCGGCTCCGAAGGCCGAAGAGGCCGAGGTCGCAGCCGACGCGTCGACGGACGAGGCGTAA
- a CDS encoding RNA-binding protein, protein MLQSALEHLVKGIVDHPDEVKVVSASSARGEVLEVHVNPEDLGRVIGRAGRTAKSLRTLVTALADGRRVRVDVVDTDD, encoded by the coding sequence TTGCTCCAGTCCGCGCTCGAACACCTCGTCAAGGGGATCGTCGATCACCCTGACGAGGTGAAGGTCGTCTCCGCGTCGAGCGCACGCGGCGAGGTCCTCGAGGTTCACGTGAACCCCGAGGACCTCGGTCGCGTCATCGGCCGCGCCGGTCGCACCGCGAAGTCGCTGCGCACGCTCGTCACGGCTCTCGCCGACGGTCGCCGCGTTCGCGTCGACGTCGTCGACACCGACGACTGA
- the rimM gene encoding ribosome maturation factor RimM (Essential for efficient processing of 16S rRNA): protein MSDAPRTQLRVGRLTKAHGLKGAIKLELYTDDPERRFVPGAAFSLQVPADSPWHGKHLVLRELRWYNGMPVGFFDGVDDRSAAEALLKAILWVENVDQEEAEPDAWYDHQLVGLAVVREGAKVGEVVRVDHFPAQDLLIVKTATGEVMVPFVQAIVPEVDVVAGVVTVTPPAGLFEELVDDEPSADAGGEAGASGSASADAPAE, encoded by the coding sequence GTGTCAGACGCACCTCGAACCCAGCTGCGGGTCGGTCGCCTCACCAAGGCGCACGGCCTGAAGGGCGCGATCAAGCTCGAGCTCTACACCGATGACCCCGAGCGACGGTTCGTTCCGGGCGCGGCGTTCTCGCTGCAGGTCCCGGCCGATTCGCCGTGGCACGGCAAGCACCTCGTGCTGCGCGAGCTGCGGTGGTACAACGGCATGCCGGTCGGATTCTTCGACGGCGTCGACGACCGCTCGGCGGCGGAGGCGCTGTTGAAGGCCATCCTCTGGGTCGAGAACGTCGACCAGGAGGAGGCCGAGCCCGACGCGTGGTACGACCACCAGCTGGTCGGCCTCGCGGTCGTGCGCGAGGGCGCGAAGGTCGGCGAGGTCGTGCGCGTCGACCACTTCCCCGCGCAGGACCTGCTCATCGTGAAGACGGCGACAGGCGAGGTCATGGTGCCGTTCGTGCAGGCGATCGTGCCCGAGGTCGACGTCGTAGCCGGTGTCGTCACCGTCACGCCGCCCGCCGGTCTCTTCGAGGAGCTCGTCGACGACGAGCCCTCGGCGGATGCCGGGGGTGAGGCCGGTGCGTCCGGCTCCGCCTCGGCCGACGCACCCGCCGAGTAA
- the trmD gene encoding tRNA (guanosine(37)-N1)-methyltransferase TrmD has protein sequence MRIDIVTIFPEFFSVLDISLLGKARQAGIIEVVAHDLRSFTHDRHRTVDDTPYGGGAGMVMKPEPWGEAIDSIVGPGSSEAVLVVPSPAGEPFTQAVARELAAESHLVFACGRYEGIDQRVSDHYEGRMRVRLISLGDYVLNGGEVAVMAMIEAAGRLVPGVVGNPESLVEESHEDGLLEYPSYTKPSVWRDLEVPPVLLSGNHGAVAAWRREQQVERTRRVRPELLDD, from the coding sequence ATGCGGATCGACATCGTCACGATCTTCCCCGAGTTCTTCTCGGTGCTCGATATCTCGCTGCTCGGCAAGGCCAGGCAGGCGGGCATCATCGAGGTCGTGGCGCACGATCTGCGCTCGTTCACCCACGACCGTCATCGCACGGTCGACGACACCCCGTACGGCGGCGGCGCCGGCATGGTCATGAAGCCCGAACCGTGGGGCGAGGCGATCGACTCGATCGTCGGCCCCGGTTCGTCGGAGGCCGTGCTCGTCGTGCCGTCGCCTGCGGGCGAACCGTTCACGCAGGCCGTCGCGCGCGAGCTCGCGGCCGAGTCGCACCTCGTGTTCGCCTGCGGGCGCTACGAGGGCATCGACCAGCGCGTGTCCGACCACTACGAGGGCCGCATGCGCGTGCGCCTCATCAGCCTCGGCGACTACGTGCTGAACGGCGGCGAGGTCGCCGTCATGGCCATGATCGAGGCCGCCGGCCGTCTCGTGCCCGGGGTCGTCGGCAACCCCGAGAGCCTCGTCGAGGAGTCCCACGAAGACGGCCTGCTCGAGTATCCGAGCTACACCAAGCCGTCGGTGTGGCGCGACCTCGAGGTCCCGCCCGTGCTGCTCTCGGGCAACCACGGCGCCGTCGCCGCGTGGCGCCGCGAGCAGCAGGTCGAGCGCACGCGCCGGGTGCGCCCGGAGCTCCTCGACGACTGA
- a CDS encoding sirohydrochlorin chelatase, with amino-acid sequence MAGPSGDDPLSGRDERPPLRLIAVTHGSPSTANRKAVMRLVDRVAMVEPGIEVAIDFVDAKSADVAAAVAAAGQTDAVIVPLTLSAGYHVRTGLAFGLERIGGGVRLAAELGPDDRLVGILAERLVDAGLEDGDAVLLAAAGSNDPRAVRECFETARRLGHRLGRPVTVGFIASAIPRLPDAMEMIREVHPGTRIAVAAYVLAPGTFYDAAVAMGADLIAEPLIAPGRAVPSALVEVVLDRYEAVESERHHYA; translated from the coding sequence ATGGCTGGGCCGAGTGGCGATGACCCCCTGTCGGGACGCGACGAGCGACCGCCGCTGAGACTGATCGCCGTCACGCACGGCTCCCCGTCGACCGCGAACCGCAAGGCCGTGATGCGCCTGGTCGACCGCGTCGCGATGGTCGAGCCCGGCATCGAGGTCGCGATCGACTTCGTCGACGCGAAGAGCGCCGACGTCGCCGCGGCCGTCGCGGCGGCGGGCCAGACCGACGCGGTCATCGTGCCGCTGACGCTGTCGGCGGGCTACCACGTGCGCACCGGCCTCGCGTTCGGTCTCGAGCGCATCGGCGGGGGAGTACGACTCGCGGCCGAGCTCGGCCCCGACGACCGGCTCGTCGGCATCCTCGCCGAGCGTCTCGTCGATGCCGGGCTCGAGGACGGCGACGCGGTGCTGCTCGCCGCGGCCGGGTCGAATGATCCCCGTGCCGTGCGCGAGTGCTTCGAGACGGCCCGTCGACTCGGGCACCGCCTCGGGCGCCCCGTCACGGTCGGGTTCATCGCCTCGGCGATCCCGCGGCTGCCCGACGCGATGGAGATGATCCGCGAGGTGCATCCCGGCACCCGCATCGCCGTGGCGGCGTACGTGCTCGCCCCCGGCACCTTCTACGACGCTGCCGTCGCGATGGGTGCCGACCTCATCGCCGAGCCGCTCATCGCACCCGGAAGGGCGGTGCCGTCGGCACTCGTCGAGGTGGTGCTCGATCGGTACGAGGCCGTCGAGTCCGAGCGGCACCACTACGCCTGA
- a CDS encoding NAD(P)/FAD-dependent oxidoreductase: MSPLKIVLVGYGPVGARFVEELLPGVLRGDVELTVIAGEDVEAYNRVLVAEYAVGNADLETMLVGDRLTAEEAGARVLLGVAVTAVDRQARSVRLDTGETLPYDRLVLATGARANVPTLDGVERHRRDLASLEKYGRQLVARDDELPTGITALRDLADAERVLEAVRGRRRIIVLGAGVLGLELALAAAHAGAQVCVVHHGPHPMPRNLDRGGGQVLRAALRRTGIQVIAHSRAEAVAFRTDDDGVRRFDMLVTADGKQLRGDLLVLSCGVSARTELAVLAGLRTAAGIVVHPNLASWTDSSIFAIGDCAQVVERTDELAGQRTLPGAPSGLIGPGWRQAAWLAGSFLAEAERREHDIVTPVERDALVMLKAEHIDVVAVGDISGDPWDDDGLHPRRRIAQWADPEHLRYVKMVTEEGVLTGFVSVGMPRTAAELTLLFERGGELPADRSLLLRFDGPDYDPAADADAFAPATTVCWCNAVTVGRIEESAACGNTTVECVSRDTRAGTGCGGCRGRIAEVLARVADADGTPTLAV; encoded by the coding sequence ATGAGCCCGCTCAAGATCGTCCTCGTCGGCTACGGTCCGGTCGGCGCCCGGTTCGTCGAGGAACTCCTCCCCGGCGTGCTGCGCGGCGATGTCGAACTCACGGTGATCGCCGGTGAGGACGTCGAGGCCTACAACCGGGTGCTCGTCGCCGAGTACGCCGTCGGCAACGCCGACCTCGAGACCATGCTCGTCGGCGACCGCCTGACCGCCGAGGAGGCCGGCGCCCGCGTGCTGCTCGGCGTCGCCGTGACGGCCGTCGACCGCCAGGCCCGCTCGGTGCGCCTCGACACGGGCGAGACCCTGCCGTACGACCGGCTCGTGCTGGCCACCGGCGCCCGCGCGAACGTGCCGACCCTCGACGGCGTCGAGCGCCACCGCCGCGACCTCGCCTCGCTCGAGAAGTACGGGCGGCAGCTGGTCGCCCGTGACGACGAGCTCCCCACGGGCATCACCGCCCTCCGAGACCTCGCCGACGCCGAACGCGTGCTCGAGGCCGTGCGCGGGCGGCGGCGCATCATCGTGCTCGGTGCCGGGGTGCTCGGCCTCGAGCTCGCGCTGGCGGCTGCGCACGCCGGCGCCCAGGTGTGCGTCGTGCACCACGGACCGCACCCCATGCCGCGCAACCTCGACCGCGGCGGAGGCCAGGTGCTGCGAGCGGCGCTGCGGCGCACCGGCATCCAGGTGATCGCGCACAGCCGCGCAGAGGCGGTCGCCTTCCGCACCGACGACGACGGCGTGCGCCGCTTCGACATGCTCGTGACCGCCGACGGCAAGCAGTTGCGAGGCGACCTGCTCGTGCTCTCGTGCGGAGTCAGCGCCCGCACCGAGCTCGCCGTGCTCGCCGGGCTCCGCACCGCCGCGGGCATCGTCGTGCACCCGAACCTCGCCTCCTGGACCGACTCGTCGATCTTCGCGATCGGCGACTGCGCGCAGGTCGTCGAGCGCACCGACGAGCTGGCCGGCCAGCGCACGCTCCCCGGCGCGCCCTCGGGGCTCATCGGGCCCGGCTGGCGTCAGGCCGCGTGGCTCGCCGGGTCGTTCCTCGCCGAGGCCGAACGCCGCGAGCACGACATCGTGACGCCCGTCGAGCGGGATGCGCTCGTCATGCTGAAGGCCGAGCACATCGACGTCGTCGCCGTCGGCGACATCTCAGGCGACCCGTGGGACGACGACGGCCTGCACCCTCGGCGGCGCATCGCGCAGTGGGCCGACCCCGAGCACCTCCGCTACGTGAAGATGGTCACCGAGGAGGGCGTGCTGACGGGCTTCGTGAGCGTCGGGATGCCGCGCACGGCCGCCGAGCTCACCCTGCTGTTCGAGCGGGGCGGCGAGCTGCCCGCCGACCGGTCGCTGCTGCTGCGCTTCGACGGCCCCGACTACGATCCCGCAGCCGACGCCGACGCGTTCGCCCCTGCGACCACCGTCTGCTGGTGCAACGCCGTCACGGTCGGCCGCATCGAGGAATCCGCGGCCTGCGGCAACACGACCGTCGAGTGCGTCAGCCGCGACACCCGCGCCGGCACCGGCTGCGGCGGCTGCCGCGGCCGCATCGCCGAGGTGCTGGCACGGGTCGCCGACGCCGACGGCACGCCGACGCTCGCGGTCTGA